The following are encoded in a window of Desulfurobacteriaceae bacterium genomic DNA:
- a CDS encoding homocysteine biosynthesis protein, with the protein MKQQLKVVKTYEEINEKIRKGEAVVVTAEEMIEIVEELGVVKAAEEVDVVTTGTFGAMCSSGAFLNVGHTKPRMKMEEIYLNGV; encoded by the coding sequence ATGAAACAACAGCTCAAGGTGGTAAAAACGTACGAAGAGATAAACGAGAAGATAAGAAAAGGAGAAGCAGTAGTTGTTACTGCTGAAGAGATGATAGAAATTGTCGAAGAGCTGGGTGTTGTAAAAGCAGCAGAAGAAGTTGATGTAGTTACAACAGGAACTTTCGGTGCAATGTGTTCCTCAGGAGCTTTTTTAAACGTTGGACACACCAAACCCCGTATGAAAATGGAAGAGATATACCTTAACGGAGTC
- the rimO gene encoding 30S ribosomal protein S12 methylthiotransferase RimO: MKKVAVISLGCPKNQVDTEVMLGLLKATGKVVFVDNLKDADIIIVNTCGFIQPAKEESIDEILNAIEEKNENPEKKVVVAGCLYQRYKEELKKELPEVDIFIGVDEITKVAEKILNQKIAVQKPYLLRQITTPPHIAYLKISEGCSNNCSYCAIPIIRGNLKSRPIEELVEEAKKLSDQGVKELYVIAQDTTAYLYDKGDKEGLLKLLEELEKVEGIEWIRLMYTYPTHISDSLIDFVANSEKVLKYFDVPFQHINNKVLASMGRKYTRKGVEELIDKLRKRIKDVTIRTTFIVGFPTEGEREFEELLSFIKDVQFDWAGFFKYSREEGTAAYPLGDLEEEVKESRLNLIEEVQYSIYEKKHLELVGKEFELIVDTASHEMPGFMEARSYRNAYEIDGLVFLKGNFKPGSIVKAKITGLASNVDLIAETTDEKTTNSLKNLYIP; encoded by the coding sequence ATGAAAAAAGTTGCTGTAATAAGTCTTGGATGTCCCAAAAACCAAGTTGACACAGAAGTGATGCTCGGTCTTTTAAAGGCAACTGGAAAGGTCGTATTTGTTGATAACTTAAAAGACGCTGACATAATCATTGTAAACACATGTGGATTCATTCAGCCTGCTAAGGAAGAATCAATAGATGAAATCCTTAACGCTATAGAAGAAAAGAACGAAAATCCTGAAAAGAAAGTAGTAGTCGCAGGATGTCTTTATCAAAGATACAAAGAAGAACTTAAAAAAGAACTTCCAGAGGTTGATATTTTCATAGGAGTTGACGAAATAACGAAGGTAGCTGAGAAGATTCTTAACCAAAAAATTGCAGTTCAGAAACCTTATCTACTAAGACAGATAACAACTCCCCCTCATATTGCCTACCTGAAAATTTCAGAAGGTTGTTCAAACAACTGTAGTTACTGTGCCATACCGATAATAAGAGGAAATCTCAAAAGCCGTCCGATAGAGGAACTAGTAGAAGAAGCAAAAAAACTTTCCGATCAAGGAGTCAAAGAACTTTACGTTATAGCACAGGATACAACAGCTTATCTTTATGACAAAGGAGATAAGGAAGGACTCCTTAAACTTCTCGAAGAACTTGAAAAGGTTGAAGGTATAGAGTGGATAAGACTTATGTACACATATCCAACCCACATTTCTGATTCGCTAATAGATTTTGTCGCAAATTCCGAAAAAGTACTTAAGTACTTTGATGTTCCTTTTCAACATATAAACAACAAAGTTTTGGCTTCAATGGGTAGGAAATATACAAGGAAAGGTGTTGAAGAACTTATCGATAAACTTAGGAAAAGGATAAAGGATGTGACGATAAGAACGACCTTTATAGTTGGATTTCCAACAGAAGGAGAAAGGGAGTTTGAAGAACTCCTCTCCTTTATCAAAGATGTTCAGTTTGACTGGGCAGGTTTCTTTAAGTATTCAAGGGAAGAAGGAACAGCTGCCTATCCTCTTGGAGATTTAGAGGAAGAAGTAAAAGAATCTAGACTAAACCTCATAGAAGAAGTTCAATATTCCATCTACGAAAAGAAGCACTTAGAGCTTGTTGGAAAGGAATTTGAACTAATCGTTGATACAGCATCTCACGAAATGCCTGGATTTATGGAAGCAAGAAGTTATAGAAACGCATATGAAATAGATGGCTTGGTATTCCTAAAAGGGAACTTTAAACCCGGTTCCATAGTTAAAGCAAAAATTACCGGTTTGGCAAGTAATGTTGACCTGATTGCAGAAACAACTGATGAAAAAACTACCAATAGTTTAAAAAACTTATATATTCCCTAA